The Rhinolophus ferrumequinum isolate MPI-CBG mRhiFer1 chromosome 4, mRhiFer1_v1.p, whole genome shotgun sequence genome has a window encoding:
- the ANKRD37 gene encoding ankyrin repeat domain-containing protein 37 isoform X1, producing the protein MLLLDCNSEVDSLKHLLETGDSVNAPPNPFEQSPVHLAAGGGCACLLLWQLQMGADLNQQDVFGEAPLHKAAKVGSLECLSLLVASDAQIDLCNKNGQTAEDLAWSCGFPECAKFLTSIKCMQAKKTSERSDTDHCVPVLRQKRSFGSAENINGKRKCW; encoded by the exons ATGCTGTTGCTTGATTGCAACTCAGAG GTGGACAGTTTGAAGCATCTGCTGGAGACCGGGGACTCAGTCAACGCACCCCCGAACCCCTTCGAGCAGTCGCCTGTCCACTTGGCCGCAGGTGGAGGCTGTGCTTGCTTGCTTCTGTGGCAGCTGCAAATGGGCGCTGACCTCAACCAACAG GATGTTTTTGGAGAAGCTCCACTACACAAGGCAGCAAAAGTTGGGAGCCTGGAATGCCTTAGCCTGCTTGTAGCCAGTGATGCCCAAATTGA TTTATGTAATAAGAATGGGCAAACAGCTGAAGATCTTGCTTGGTCATGTGGATTTCCAGAATGTGCCAAATTTCTTACATCAATTAAATGTATGCAGgcaaaaaaaacaagtgaaagatCCGATACAGATCATTGTGTTCCAGTGCTCAGACAGAAACGAAGTTTTGGAAGTGCAgagaatataaatggaaaaaggaagtGTTGGTAA
- the ANKRD37 gene encoding ankyrin repeat domain-containing protein 37 isoform X3, whose protein sequence is MLLLDCNSEVDSLKHLLETGDSVNAPPNPFEQSPVHLAAGGGCACLLLWQLQMGADLNQQDVFGEAPLHKAAKVGSLECLSLLVASDAQIEILFQLLKTGMPTLCWTLLATEDTTAKKTSERSDTDHCVPVLRQKRSFGSAENINGKRKC, encoded by the exons ATGCTGTTGCTTGATTGCAACTCAGAG GTGGACAGTTTGAAGCATCTGCTGGAGACCGGGGACTCAGTCAACGCACCCCCGAACCCCTTCGAGCAGTCGCCTGTCCACTTGGCCGCAGGTGGAGGCTGTGCTTGCTTGCTTCTGTGGCAGCTGCAAATGGGCGCTGACCTCAACCAACAG GATGTTTTTGGAGAAGCTCCACTACACAAGGCAGCAAAAGTTGGGAGCCTGGAATGCCTTAGCCTGCTTGTAGCCAGTGATGCCCAAATTGA AATACTCTTTCAACTACTTAAAACTGGAATGCCCACTCTGTGCTGGACTCTGCTAGCCACAGAAGATACAACA gcaaaaaaaacaagtgaaagatCCGATACAGATCATTGTGTTCCAGTGCTCAGACAGAAACGAAGTTTTGGAAGTGCAgagaatataaatggaaaaaggaagtGTTG A
- the ANKRD37 gene encoding ankyrin repeat domain-containing protein 37 isoform X2 has product MLLLDCNSEVDSLKHLLETGDSVNAPPNPFEQSPVHLAAGGGCACLLLWQLQMGADLNQQDVFGEAPLHKAAKVGSLECLSLLVASDAQIDLCNKNGQTAEDLAWSCGFPECAKFLTSIKCMQAKKTSERSDTDHCVPVLRQKRSFGSAENINGKRKC; this is encoded by the exons ATGCTGTTGCTTGATTGCAACTCAGAG GTGGACAGTTTGAAGCATCTGCTGGAGACCGGGGACTCAGTCAACGCACCCCCGAACCCCTTCGAGCAGTCGCCTGTCCACTTGGCCGCAGGTGGAGGCTGTGCTTGCTTGCTTCTGTGGCAGCTGCAAATGGGCGCTGACCTCAACCAACAG GATGTTTTTGGAGAAGCTCCACTACACAAGGCAGCAAAAGTTGGGAGCCTGGAATGCCTTAGCCTGCTTGTAGCCAGTGATGCCCAAATTGA TTTATGTAATAAGAATGGGCAAACAGCTGAAGATCTTGCTTGGTCATGTGGATTTCCAGAATGTGCCAAATTTCTTACATCAATTAAATGTATGCAGgcaaaaaaaacaagtgaaagatCCGATACAGATCATTGTGTTCCAGTGCTCAGACAGAAACGAAGTTTTGGAAGTGCAgagaatataaatggaaaaaggaagtGTTG A